Within Eggerthella sp. YY7918, the genomic segment GAAACGGTCGAGCTGGAAGTGGGCCTAGACACCTTCCGCATCGTGGACGAGGACGACCCGACCCAGCACGTCATTCACACGGAATACTACACGGTACCGCAGCGCACGGCAGACGCCATCGCCGAGACGCGCGAACGTGGCGGGCGTGTGGTGGCCGTGGGCACCACGAGCGTACGCAGCTTGGAAAGCGCCTGGGACGCGGAGGCCGCCGCCGTCACCCCGCGCGACCGAGAAACCACGTCGCTCTACCTCTTGCCCGGCAGCGAATTCCACGTGGTGGATGCCCTCGTCACGAACTTCCACGTGCCGCGCTCAACCCTCATGATGCTGGTGAGCGCGTTCTCGTCCCGCGAGCGCATCATGGCCGCCTACGCGCACGCCATCGAAGAACGCTACCGCATGCTCTCCTTCGGCGACGCCATGTTTATCTGCTAGCGCCGCACGGGAAGATGAGGCTGGCGATGCGTATGCGCCCGGTAGCCTTGCGTCGAGGAGCATGGAGCGATCGCAGGATCGAGCCGATCGAGCATCGGTCACGCTTCAGGCGCGTACACGAAGCAGCCATCGTCCTCTACGCGTCGGCCGAGCTCTCCGCACTCGACCAAATATTCCAGATAGGCGAACGGTATAGCCACTCGCCGCACCCGGCGCGAGTCAGGCTCGCCCGCCATGCCCTCGGGCAGGTACGCGTAGAACGCGGTCGCAAGCTCATAGACGGTGGCACTGCCGAGCTCGCGCATGAGGGAGCGCACGCGATGCAAGGGCTTCTCGTACCGCTTGAAGATGCTGTCGATGAACGCATCGACCTCGCCTTCGCTTGTGAACGAATCGCGATGGCTCGTGAACGCCGTATTCAGATGCATGGCTTTGATATCGCGTACGCTTTGGAAAAAGCGCTCGAGTAAACGGGCTGATGCGTCGAACTGCATGAGCCCCGGAGCGGAGTCTATCAGGTGATCGCCTGCGAAGAGGAAGCCGTGCGTACGATCGACCAAGCTCGCATGCTCGATCGTATGGCCCGGAGTGTAGAGCACTTCAAGGTCGTAGCCGGCGATGGAAAGCACGTCCCCTTCGGGAATCTGATGAATGCGCTCTTGCAGCTCCGGCGTGAAATGATCACGTCCCATGAGGAAGTCGGCGCTCGCGGCGAGAGCCCGATCGCCTGCGCGCACAGCGCCCGTCTGACGCAGGAAAGCCTCGCGCGACGCCTCCGACCACGGGACGATCGGGCCGCAATAGAAGTTTCCCGCCCCTCGGTCGAGCAGGTACTGAAGACTCCCGTCGTGATCGTCGTGAAA encodes:
- a CDS encoding MBL fold metallo-hydrolase, whose product is MTNQPDPYEGAISTLRFLLREDMPNILHSSYGIENFYFTDRLDLFAVVEPGRRILFVDTGHPSICGTEPLDRAVEDYDVPWENVEVFVSHFHDDHDGSLQYLLDRGAGNFYCGPIVPWSEASREAFLRQTGAVRAGDRALAASADFLMGRDHFTPELQERIHQIPEGDVLSIAGYDLEVLYTPGHTIEHASLVDRTHGFLFAGDHLIDSAPGLMQFDASARLLERFFQSVRDIKAMHLNTAFTSHRDSFTSEGEVDAFIDSIFKRYEKPLHRVRSLMRELGSATVYELATAFYAYLPEGMAGEPDSRRVRRVAIPFAYLEYLVECGELGRRVEDDGCFVYAPEA